Proteins from a genomic interval of Trichoderma breve strain T069 chromosome 2, whole genome shotgun sequence:
- a CDS encoding acetyltransferase (GNAT) family domain-containing protein gives MSEGNVTQKFTIDGVTLRPGTVEDVPAMLRLMDIATAWLVKKGQTGQWGTARHSTNPARIKQATELAESGGTWIAVDTNYSPPKSAGEDEELSVINGIVGAITVGQANHYVQPATEPELYVRYLASDRASSGKGIGTLLLEKARALAREAGVSLLRLDCYAGGSGGLVRYYESQGFKRMETFDAKGWPGQVLIQRLDKTEGQES, from the exons ATGTCCGAAGG AAACGTTACCCAAAAGTTTACTATAGACGGCGTCACATTGCGCCCAGGAACCGTCGAAGATGTCCCCGCCATGCTAAGACTCATGGACATCGCAACAGCCTGGCTCGTAAAGAAAGGGCAAACAGGACAATGGGGCACCGCGAGACACTCAACCAACCCCGCTAGAATCAAGCAAGCAACAGAACTCGCCGAATCAGGCGGGACATGGATCGCCGTAGACACCAACTACTCGCCCCCGAAATCAGcaggagaagacgaggagctttccgtcatcaacggcatcgTCGGCGCCATAACAGTCGGCCAGGCAAATCACTACGTTCAGCCAGCGACCGAGCCCGAGCTGTACGTCAGATATCTCGCGTCGGACCGGGCTTCCAGCGGCAAGGGAATCGGCACGCTTCTGCTGGAGAAAGCGCGCGCACTGGCTCGCGAGGCCGGCGTGTCCTTGCTTCGACTCGATTGCTATGCTGGTGGCAGTGGAGGGCTAGTTCGTTACTATGAATCCCAAGGATTCAAGCGCATGGAGACTTTTGACGCCAAAGGGTGGCCAGGGCAGGTGCTCATACAGAGACTAGACAAAACCGAGGGACAAGAGAGCTAA